The stretch of DNA TTTGCTTGGTCAGAGACCTGTAAACCTGTACTGTAAAAATACTATTATTCCACAAATTCTCAATTtttagtgtgaaaatattgtatAGATTTTAAGCAAGCCAGTTAAATGCTGCAGTTCTACAATTACAATTATTTATCCATAAATTACTTAAATATTGACACAATCAAATCACTGCTCTTTTACTATGACATGTAGTCCAGTGGGTGGATATtatgatagtgatagtaacccccggAGTATTGAGGTGGATattacaacagtgatagtaacccctggagtattgaggtggatattacgacagtgatagtaacccttggggTATTGAGGTGGAtattatgacagtgatagtaaaccctagaatatcgaggatgactgcAATGAAAATCACATACGGTTTTGTAACTTCAGATCAATCTATTTACAAAGTAACAAACAACTGATGTGAATAATATATTGTCAAATTACCTAAATGAAGAGTTTTGTGAAACATCAACATCTCCTTCAGACTGTATGTGTCTTTTGCCCAAATGTTTGAGAATTATTActgataattcaattttgcttgtaatgagcattttcattggctgtagAATTTAATTCATCACccaataaaggaaaaaatgttATCGTAGTtcatttagagtacactcagatttgtgtgttatttctccataacatataaacaatatattcaagttaatccttaaattgTTCAACCTTACCACAGAGACTGCAGTGACttcaatatcatatatttagAAGATTATCTGCTTCATTtgtaaaaatagttttaaacaAAAGTGCAATGcaaatacaattttttaaatttttctcttgaaattaaaattttactgaTCACCATCAAAATGAacattaaaattctttaatttcttctatatatatatactggttcTAAAAATAATAGCAGGAATACAAAAGGATTTACATAACAATGTAACATGTACTAATTAACACAATGGTGTAGATCAACATACACATAGGATAAAGACaccttatataaaatataatcatatcaACGACACATGAATAGACTTAGAACTTCACATACATACTGTAGATTGCCTGATTACAGATACTGAAACGTAAATGAACCGCATTATTTCAAAGATCTTAAAAAGTTGACTTATCAAATCTTCGTGATGAGTAAGTGTGAATGTTTATTTGCTGAGTTTTCAAATGACAGTCTTGATGAACAAAGTACATGTCAGATATAAGAAAAGTGCTTCAAATTAAATAGTTTCTCCAATAATGGAGGACTATGTGGTTGATAACCCTATGGCTTAACATGTAAATCCATcctcaataaataaagtttaatattattattacttgTTTCTCACTGTTTTACCAAATCTCATTTATAAAGATACTCTACGCCCACTTCATTATCATCACATGAGATTAGATATGCCAATTTTTATAGGGTATTAGAAATCACGAAATTACCATGGAAATGTCTCCAGTGCAGGTCAAGTAGAATCTAAATACCATAAGTGAAATAAAATTGGTGTGAAGAAGTCATCAGTCATGGAACCACAATAAAACTCGTGATAAGGTATGAATACAAGTTCATGCATTAATAGTGACTAGTGTCATTTTTTAAAGAGACAGTTCGATCTTAGAGTACATtgaaacttgcacatatttcggatacacaccagttctaatggaaattagattagttggtttaactgtaatatgtcagaaaagcccactgtagtcaaatgtatgtgaactgttcaatcgccattacacatagccttgtatgccgaaccctgacccttgcctgtgttgtaaagaattttttgtctagaacttctCAAAACGCTGTaacagttgtgttaacattattagatgcatgttcttgtctaaaaataatttcatcaactcctcagtgtttatgtattgcttttgtttaacgtgcgtgactttgactctggcaagggtacagcgtacatgttgtacctgcttaatcgtattgatcaacgatttggactttcaatgatattaattaaaatacttaacaatgttttGGAATTTATCACTATatcttgtcatatgtttcataaggattgtagaacaatacatttatgtaatattttgcttcgtggttatgtaacgaattggcctcactgaattgtccctttaactaaACCAAGATCTGGTGTAGGGTATCAGAAGCAATTTCTTCCACGACTGTTTACAATATGACATTTCAGGTTTATCTTTTCCATTTCCACTTTTCATTCATGCTATACTGATATTTCTTATGGCAATACAGATACAATGAATGGTAGGAAAATAAGGTGATTCTTAATTCTTTGTCTCATTTATAGTTTGAGAAAATGAACGTTTAATAGAGATTATTTATATTGTGAACTACAGTATTATGTCATTATATATCAATCCACACTTTCACCCTGATTTGTACTCTATGAAATGTCAAAGTATATTCTCAAATGATACACCAAATATACTGAATGGGCTCAGAGCGATTTGAATGAGAACATGAATCAATGATGCTCTGTAATTCTAAAACTGATGTGAAAAACACGGCAGGGAAAACATACCtcagataaattgatatcagacCTAGCTCATACATACCACATAATACCataggatatatacatacacatttacTGATGCCTGTTGTGTAATAAggctattctgtatttgtatatcagagttatctgccctcgTCGTTAGGCATTgattattacatcatatttCTGTGAATGTAACTGCCATATTTTCCAGGAAAATTGAACACTATGGTACACTCAATACCTTAACATAAGGGAAGATAAATCTGTAAGATGCAAAGACGGAGTAGACAGTGCcgcattttatttcaaagtttATGCCACCAATGACCTTCAAAAGTACGGATGAACTAAATATCCATTGGTGAACATGAGTATACAGATGAACCTTGACAAAACACTGAGCatttctgtgaccttgaatgcaaGCAATGATCTAGGAATATACGTAAATTAACAATGACATTTCGGAACAAATGAAAACTTTTACCATCCTAATATATTGTTGCGTAGAAGATGCACAGCTATCTCATTATAAAGATTAAAAACCATTCATTTTTTAATCTGATTTCTTTTTCAAGTTGATTCATGGCTTAAGCTATTTCACATCTGTGAAAGGGTAGTGCCCTTAATCTATTAAGCATTCCTTTTCTCAATTATTTAAGTGCCCTTTGCGCCAATTGGGTAGaaaacatataataattatataaaccaCACTTCTACTTGTTACAGAAATCATACAACTGTTCAGTAACTTGATCacagataataataaaaaaaaactgaaaatctaaaacaacaaaatcaaacattaaataaagaaacaaaaaattatacaacaaccatttttcttttggaaagttaaaaaaaaatctaaaaacaaTTTTAGAACAATGAAGAACTGGAGATGGCACTAGATGAGTTATTATGCACTATTTTAAAGGATGAGAACTACAAAAGGtgaatattaatttattagCCTGATTAAatcaatacaatatatcaaaGATATAACCCCCAAAACTCAGTGTAAAGTACAGTAAAATTCTTATCTAAAACCATGTATAACCATGCAGGTAAACTACATTATACTACAAACAGatcattaaaattcaaataaaacatttcatactATAAAACTATCCCCCCTCAATTTATAGTAATTGTACAACAAATGAAGTGTAAAGTAAAAACTTAAAACACTTGACAATTATTTATGTATGATGGAGCCTTTTTGTATAAGCTTTAGAtacatgtaatgaaaaaaataatcaaaaaattaattagaaaaTGAATAATCATACATTTATTCACTAGCTAACATACTTCAATATTCCTGTAAGTGAATTAaacaagttacctccctttgaacACGTTTTTTCAGGAATGATATAAGAGTATGATGTACATGACTTATACATTCATTCATGATTTGTTTTCtctcattgtttattttaaacaaaataagcAACTTTCAATCAAAACTAGTTAGAAtgaacaataaacaataaacaaaagtGTCTTGCACTCAGAAGAAATAACTGTAACTCCATCTgcaataaattgattttaattgtcCATGGTTTTTTAAACAGTCTTGAAATGAATTCCACTGTGAGGCGGATATATTTatgatttgattggtcaatgtcaCTGAATCCACCAATCAAATGGTCTGTTTCATAGAATCAACCAATCACAAGGACTGTTGCAGCTGGTTAGAGAGGTTTATGGGAGACCTCTATGTAATCCAAGGGGAGATCACTCTCCAAACCATGATATGCATGATCGAATGTCACTTGACATGTCCTGTATCAGAGTGGATTATCGTCCCTAGGTACTGTATTGTCCAGAGGTGCACCGCTATAATCAGGGGGTGCTACACAGTAGCTATAACTAGGGGGACGTAAATCTGTAAAACAGTCGTCCACAGGTGGCGCTGTAGGCAGTCGCGGGTGTGATGGTGTACGTTCAACGccacaattatatttttctttgattAAAGCCGGCGTACAGTCGTCGTCAACTTGGTCTATAACGCCACATGTCTCCTGTACCGGGCGATAAGATGTTTCTGCAAAAGAAGCATATGAATGCAAAATTTAATCACGTGCATTTTACATAATTAATGTTATGAAGAGAGACAATATAAAGTAAGTCACCTAGACAAGAGTTAACCACAGAAACACGCTACTGAGGATAATTTAATAACACACTCAAGTTATTAATAGGATGAGTTACTTCAGAAGACGATTTTTTTgagtgattttattttaaaaagtgaGTATGTATAACCCAATAATATGAGTGCAACAGATATATATTTCTCTCTTACCCTGGACAGGGATATCCGCAGTTTTACCGATGTGAGATTTTTTCTATCTTACTCTAGGGTAAAGACATGCTACATGAGATATTTGCACCTGCTCACATACAGTAAGataaaaagaatcattcaccctctttgGAATGAGACAAGAGATCTTaaccctcgggataagattctAAGGCTGTCAAACACTACATTGGCAAAGTCTCATGTTTGAcaatatttaaagggacaaaGCAGtctaaaattactttaaaatttgtacatattttggaaataaaccagttctaatagaaatcaGCTTTGTTGGTTTTACtctgatatgccagaaaagaccactgtagtgaaatgtatgagAAATATTCAAAATCGCTTACTGTCCGCTATTACACATACTTGTCGGATGTGTTGTATGCCGAACTCTGGTCCTTGCCAGTCTAGTCAAGACTTTTTtatctagaactactcaaatcgctcttacagtagcaTGTTTACTTTATTAGATGCacgttcttgtctaaaaataatttcatcaactccacAGTGgatatatattgcatttgttatatgtgcgtgactttggctcgggtatgggtacagagttcATGTTGTACCTTctaaatcgtattgatcaacaattttgaatttcgACGATATCAATCAAAATAGTTAACATtgtcgtgaaatttgtcaatatttcttgttacatgtttcataaggaatgtagagcaacacatttatgtcatattttgtttcgtagttatgtaacagaattagcttcattgaattgtccctttaagaatcTTACCGTAGGAATGAGTTTCTGAAGCTGTCCAACATGAGGTTCTCCTGTCTCATCCCAATGGGAGGTGAAAGATTCTGTTAATCTCACCATGTTAACTGATCAGTTCATAATGTACAGATAAGATCTGTTTGACTGACGAGAGGATATGAGCTGTGTGGGAACACATTCGAAGACGATAAGTTTTATAGAATAAGTTACATAGGAATAAGAATTTTCTAGGGACTGGACTTTGTTGAGAGATACATTAGAGGAGATGATGAGTGCCCTCACCTGAAATGATAATCAATCTTCCCTGAAGATGTCTTACCTGGTGAGATGGGAGTATTAGAGATGGTGGTAGCTGCCTGGCGGTATGTCTGCTGGCGATGTTTACGTCGGTACATTACAGCCAATAGTATAACAGCCATCAGGAGACAAAGAATGACACATCCGAGTACAGCGCCGACCAACACGGTCAGACTCAGTCCTCCCGCAGTCGTCTCCCCTTCAATTACAATAGTAATAAGGTTATTAAAATGCTTATTTCATCTGTAACATGTATGTCGTTATAGTTATCTGGTATGTCAAATTGTACATACTGTAACATGCCAGCTGACATTCAGGATACAAAAATTTCCGTTCAAGTTTTGACTCTAAAATTTTGCTGTTGTACATGGTTCTGATTAGagtaattatgttttatttacgAACTGAAAATGTCTGTAAGACATACTAGGTTAAAGTTTCTGCTGAATTCAGAAATCTAAATGGGCTATGATAGGACAAGATGCAACAGGACACAACAGAACaaatattatgtatttgtatattacagagttatctgcccttgcaggtaggtattgattgtgacgtcatgtgtttgtgagcatcATACTTTTTGTAGAAAAGGATGTGAATgacgctcacaaaataatgatgtaacaattgatacctacctgcaagggcagataactctgtaatatgcaaagatggaatggTAGACACAATGCTCCCATCAATCTTCCTACTCTCATTTTATGGCTGTACTATGGCAAATGAAAATTACTGagtttataaaatttgatatcttgatttttacaaaacatttgtcATGGAGATACATAATTAGCGTTCCTTTCATCATCAGATGTTAAATACAGCCTGCCACATAAACTCTCACCACTAGCTTCTATAAACTCTATATCTGCCTTCTCCTGTGAACATCGCGCACTGGCAGTCATCTGAAGCTCGTACTTCCCGACCATCCGCGCCAGATTTCCTCGTAGATTCTCCAGTCTTACCACGGCAGTGGTGCCACTCGTACACCAGTCACCGCGTGCGGGGGCTCGGCAGGTACCACTCTGCaggatacattgtaaacagttaATGGGATATCTTGGTTATACATGGGTAAAGGTCTTTAACAAGACTTAATCATGCCAGGCAAAAAAAACTCAATCCAATTTTTTGAAGAACTTAGCTAAGGTGCTGCGAAATTGTCAAAATGAAAGATGTCTATGATAAGGACTATAATCATGACAACgataatgaaattattacaGACCAAAATGTATCTTTTTTTACCGCACTACAATAACTCTAAACCTCAAAACTAAAGGTCTTATTGTCTTACACCTTtctatattacagagttatctgttcttgAAGGTTGTTAAAGTGTGTGAAAATCATGTCATTATCTCTGACAATTATGATGAAGCAATAAGTGTGTCAACATACAAAAGTAAAAATCTTAagtaacacacaaatacatgtacagtaatatcTGTCTTTTTGACCACCTCAGTATAAAGAGCACCTGTATAATAAGGGTCCTA from Argopecten irradians isolate NY chromosome 15, Ai_NY, whole genome shotgun sequence encodes:
- the LOC138308496 gene encoding uncharacterized protein, with product METITSIPSWLRLWVVLCVQYLGEASQISANIDMPCNTGQDYVLGLGDYLSVRAKGNQFFTGSCAISLTARDKNFKCNKICFSMDSFRFTTCDIMLSFYDSGVWNFGTAKPDFSGTCRAPARGDWCTSGTTAVVRLENLRGNLARMVGKYELQMTASARCSQEKADIEFIEASGETTAGGLSLTVLVGAVLGCVILCLLMAVILLAVMYRRKHRQQTYRQAATTISNTPISPETSYRPVQETCGVIDQVDDDCTPALIKEKYNCGVERTPSHPRLPTAPPVDDCFTDLRPPSYSYCVAPPDYSGAPLDNTVPRDDNPL